A portion of the Chondrinema litorale genome contains these proteins:
- a CDS encoding lytic transglycosylase domain-containing protein, translating to MKRIQYIILLSLFLGVILYNLIEKDYISSLRNNLDKDAKYASERSNAFFPSPVFYCEEEIPLTEPDVLERFNKELNLYLKYRSNTKLLFRRAERWLPQIEKVLERQGLPTDLKYLVVVESAFTNVTSRRGAAGFWQIRAITGRTLGLKINAEVDERLEPIRATSAAARYFKLAYKNFNNWTMAAASYNMGISGLERQIKKQKPETFYDLKLNKETYRYVFKAIAFKEIYENQAKYEFAPQLAQSPDDDLKSFDLDQSIEDLSEFAKIHFTHADSIRKYNPWIVGNKILLDRNQEITLYFPEIKADSIQLSATELNTDDDTEQAGILSDPDTQTK from the coding sequence TTGAAACGAATTCAATACATCATATTATTATCGCTTTTCTTAGGTGTAATTCTTTATAATTTAATAGAGAAAGATTACATCTCGTCGCTAAGAAATAACCTGGATAAGGATGCAAAGTATGCTTCAGAGAGAAGTAATGCTTTTTTCCCTTCTCCTGTGTTCTATTGTGAAGAAGAAATTCCTTTAACAGAACCTGATGTACTTGAAAGATTTAACAAAGAACTAAATCTGTACCTAAAATACAGGTCTAACACTAAGTTACTTTTTAGAAGAGCAGAAAGATGGCTACCTCAAATTGAAAAAGTACTGGAACGACAGGGTCTTCCGACTGATTTAAAGTACCTAGTTGTAGTAGAAAGTGCATTTACCAATGTTACCTCAAGACGCGGCGCTGCTGGATTTTGGCAAATAAGAGCAATTACGGGTCGAACGTTAGGCCTTAAAATAAATGCAGAAGTTGATGAAAGACTAGAGCCTATAAGGGCAACTTCAGCCGCTGCAAGATACTTTAAACTGGCATATAAAAACTTTAATAACTGGACAATGGCTGCAGCTTCTTATAACATGGGTATTAGTGGTCTCGAAAGGCAAATTAAAAAGCAAAAACCAGAAACTTTTTACGATCTCAAGCTTAATAAAGAAACTTATAGATATGTCTTTAAAGCCATTGCATTTAAAGAGATTTATGAAAATCAGGCTAAATACGAATTTGCTCCACAACTTGCCCAAAGCCCTGATGATGATTTAAAAAGTTTCGATCTAGATCAATCTATTGAGGATTTAAGTGAATTTGCCAAGATTCACTTTACCCATGCAGATAGTATAAGAAAATATAATCCATGGATTGTGGGTAATAAAATTCTATTAGATAGAAATCAAGAAATAACATTGTATTTTCCAGAAATAAAAGCAGACAGTATTCAACTTTCAGCAACAGAATTAAATACCGATGATGATACAGAACAGGCTGGGATATTATCAGATCCAGATACTCAGACTAAATAG
- a CDS encoding SDR family oxidoreductase gives MELNTRCLITGANSGIGKETAIQLAKKGFEIVIMCRNKEKAEAARAEISNVSKHNVGLIICDLAFQQSIQNAAKEFKAKYDKLDVLINNAGFIAASYGKTKDGFEQTFGVNHLGAFLLTNLLIDVLKSTENAKVITVSSEAHRYAVFDENNLQMEKGYGNMKAYCSSKLCNVMFARELAKRLKGTSVTSYSLHPGVVASNFATEMSGVLGVLFRMVSPFMISNKEGAETSVFLATNDEVRKLNGHYFKKKKSIKPIKNALNDEYCKRLWQISEKMTGLN, from the coding sequence ATGGAACTCAACACTAGATGCTTAATTACCGGAGCAAACTCAGGAATAGGAAAAGAAACTGCCATCCAATTGGCTAAAAAAGGCTTCGAAATTGTAATAATGTGCCGGAATAAAGAAAAGGCCGAAGCTGCAAGAGCAGAAATAAGCAATGTTTCAAAACATAATGTAGGACTAATTATATGTGATCTTGCTTTTCAACAAAGTATTCAAAACGCAGCTAAAGAATTTAAAGCAAAATATGATAAACTTGATGTATTAATTAACAATGCTGGGTTTATTGCTGCATCGTATGGCAAAACAAAAGACGGTTTCGAGCAAACTTTTGGAGTGAATCATTTGGGTGCTTTTTTACTTACCAATTTGCTCATAGATGTTTTGAAATCTACAGAAAATGCTAAAGTAATTACAGTGTCATCAGAAGCGCATAGATATGCAGTTTTTGATGAAAACAACCTACAAATGGAAAAAGGCTATGGCAACATGAAAGCCTATTGTTCTTCTAAATTGTGTAATGTAATGTTTGCCAGAGAGCTAGCAAAACGACTTAAAGGAACTTCTGTTACCAGTTATAGTTTGCATCCGGGAGTGGTTGCATCTAACTTTGCTACAGAAATGTCTGGTGTTTTAGGTGTTTTATTCAGAATGGTATCACCATTTATGATTTCTAATAAAGAGGGTGCAGAGACCTCTGTTTTTTTGGCAACTAATGACGAAGTAAGAAAGCTAAATGGCCATTATTTCAAAAAAAAGAAATCTATAAAGCCCATCAAAAATGCACTAAATGATGAATATTGTAAACGCTTATGGCAGATAAGTGAGAAAATGACTGGGTTAAACTAA
- a CDS encoding DUF3352 domain-containing protein, with product MNKKFTIWTVILLIVGGIIYLSIYFFFSPSHNLQGIYLVPKDAIYIIETDEPVESWLSIKSSKIWTHLQGNQFFASLTESINSLDTLIQENKMLISILGSREVYISAHMTKSNDYDFLYIVDLQRVSKLSPLKTYIESLTSEGFKTTFREFEEQEIIELTDLETRETLYMSFLNNQLVISYTHTLVEASIREMNEPIIGRDLQFLDVSKKVDYSDMFRLYINYNYLDDYLSIYSEDEENYGKYLSEVLRYSALSVETSDDDKISMEGFTSINNNESSYVKALLESGKGSLDILNVAPIRTGFYLGIGFDNFRDFIENLENVYKKEKADYNEYMQNMDRVERFLDIDLQKNFFDWIDDELAFIQTQPGKLGKDNEFLVVLKAKDGDDATKNLDFISDQIRKKTPVKFRKLDYGGYQIKYLSVKGLFKLVLGKLFSKLEKPYYTVIDEYVIFSNHPQTIKSIIDDYNTKNTLSNSESFNKFLKNFDSKSNVFAYIQTPVMFENLKSMVNPETWTDIRENKDYINCFSDVGFQISNDGNLFSSKFFVQFQDLSEVRALEEELAATVKPFDINELDSIMQLTLLDKDDELIIEEISPDDLDAKKYQEFFDNGNLKIEVALKNGLKHGTYREYFEKGNIKIKGKYKNDMMDGTWKIYDEKGNVMERKRYRNGKES from the coding sequence ATGAATAAGAAATTCACGATTTGGACAGTGATTCTACTCATTGTCGGAGGAATTATTTATCTATCCATCTATTTCTTTTTTAGTCCTTCTCATAATCTTCAGGGCATTTATCTTGTACCTAAAGATGCAATATACATCATAGAAACTGATGAGCCTGTAGAAAGCTGGTTAAGCATAAAATCAAGTAAAATCTGGACCCATCTCCAAGGCAATCAATTTTTTGCTTCTCTCACAGAAAGCATTAATAGCCTAGATACTCTTATTCAGGAAAACAAAATGTTGATCTCAATTTTAGGATCAAGGGAAGTATACATATCTGCTCATATGACCAAGAGTAATGACTATGACTTTCTGTATATTGTTGACTTACAGCGAGTATCTAAACTGAGTCCATTAAAAACCTATATTGAATCGCTCACATCAGAAGGTTTTAAAACAACTTTTAGAGAGTTTGAAGAACAGGAGATAATAGAACTAACCGATTTAGAAACTAGAGAAACACTCTACATGTCTTTTCTTAATAATCAATTGGTGATTTCATATACACATACGCTGGTTGAAGCCTCAATAAGAGAAATGAATGAACCAATAATCGGACGTGATCTTCAATTTTTAGATGTAAGTAAAAAAGTAGATTATAGTGATATGTTCAGGCTTTACATCAACTATAATTATCTAGATGATTATTTGAGTATATACTCAGAGGATGAAGAAAATTATGGTAAGTATCTAAGTGAAGTCTTAAGATATTCTGCATTAAGTGTAGAAACATCAGATGATGACAAAATATCTATGGAAGGTTTTACCAGTATAAATAATAATGAGAGTTCTTATGTAAAAGCCTTATTAGAATCTGGCAAAGGCAGTCTAGATATATTAAATGTAGCTCCAATAAGAACTGGTTTTTACCTAGGTATTGGTTTCGATAACTTTAGAGATTTTATAGAAAACCTCGAAAACGTATATAAAAAGGAAAAAGCAGACTACAATGAGTACATGCAAAACATGGATAGAGTAGAACGTTTTCTTGATATTGATTTGCAAAAAAACTTTTTCGATTGGATAGATGATGAACTGGCTTTCATTCAAACTCAACCAGGAAAACTTGGTAAAGACAATGAATTTCTGGTGGTTTTAAAAGCAAAAGATGGCGATGATGCAACTAAAAATCTTGACTTTATAAGCGATCAAATCAGAAAAAAAACACCTGTGAAATTCCGTAAGTTAGATTATGGAGGTTATCAAATTAAGTATCTTTCTGTAAAAGGTTTGTTTAAACTTGTTTTAGGGAAACTGTTTTCTAAGCTAGAAAAACCATATTATACAGTAATAGATGAATATGTAATTTTTAGCAATCACCCTCAAACTATAAAAAGTATTATTGATGACTATAATACTAAAAACACACTTTCTAACAGCGAAAGCTTTAATAAATTTCTAAAAAACTTTGATAGTAAATCTAATGTATTTGCCTACATACAAACACCTGTAATGTTTGAAAACCTAAAAAGCATGGTAAACCCAGAAACATGGACAGACATTAGAGAAAATAAAGATTACATCAATTGTTTTTCTGATGTAGGCTTTCAAATTAGTAATGATGGCAATTTATTTTCTTCAAAATTCTTTGTACAATTTCAAGACCTTTCAGAAGTAAGAGCGCTAGAAGAAGAATTGGCTGCTACTGTTAAACCATTCGATATAAACGAGCTAGACTCTATTATGCAGCTCACATTACTAGACAAAGACGATGAACTTATAATAGAAGAAATAAGTCCTGACGATCTGGATGCTAAAAAGTATCAGGAGTTTTTTGATAATGGCAATTTAAAAATCGAAGTAGCTCTAAAAAATGGATTGAAACATGGCACTTACAGAGAGTATTTTGAAAAAGGAAATATAAAAATTAAGGGAAAATACAAAAATGATATGATGGATGGCACTTGGAAAATTTACGATGAAAAGGGGAATGTAATGGAAAGGAAACGATATAGAAATGGAAAAGAATCGTAA
- a CDS encoding adenylate kinase gives MINIVLFGPPGAGKGTQSMKIKEKYNLVHLSTGDLLRSEIAAGTELGLEAKKLMDAGKLVPDEVVIGMIDHKLKDNKDAEGFIFDGFPRTVKQAEALDSLMEENDMAISGMIALEVSEEELVTRLLERGKTSGRPDDQNEGLIRTRVHEYENKTAPVAGYYKEQGKFVSVKGIGSVEEIFTNLSETIQSL, from the coding sequence ATGATCAATATCGTACTATTTGGCCCTCCAGGTGCCGGAAAAGGAACCCAGAGTATGAAAATTAAGGAAAAGTACAATCTTGTACACCTTTCAACTGGAGATTTATTACGTTCCGAGATTGCAGCAGGTACAGAATTAGGCCTTGAAGCAAAAAAATTGATGGATGCAGGTAAACTGGTTCCAGATGAGGTAGTAATTGGCATGATCGACCATAAACTAAAAGACAACAAAGATGCCGAAGGTTTTATTTTTGACGGTTTTCCAAGAACTGTTAAACAAGCTGAAGCACTAGATAGTCTGATGGAAGAAAATGACATGGCAATTTCTGGAATGATTGCACTAGAAGTATCTGAAGAAGAGTTGGTTACAAGGTTATTAGAGAGAGGTAAAACTTCAGGCAGACCAGACGATCAGAACGAAGGGTTGATAAGAACTAGAGTGCATGAGTATGAAAACAAGACTGCGCCTGTAGCAGGTTATTACAAAGAGCAGGGTAAGTTTGTTTCAGTGAAAGGAATTGGTAGTGTAGAAGAGATTTTTACTAATTTATCTGAAACGATACAGAGCTTATAA
- a CDS encoding TIGR00730 family Rossman fold protein produces the protein MSEEENKIRKAFARKDWSEIKSANSWVIFKVMSEFVEGFEKLERIGPCVSVFGSARATSDSKVYKMAEEIAAKLVRHGYGVITGGGPGVMEAGNKGANTEGGKSVGLNIELPFEQGGNIYIDQDKLINFDYFFVRKVMFVKYSQGFIGMPGGFGTLDEIFEAITLIQTRKIGKFPIVLVGKEYWSGLLGWIKETVLGKYQYINPVDLELFSIVDTADEAIKVIDDFYSKYLLSPNF, from the coding sequence GTGAGTGAAGAAGAAAACAAAATAAGAAAAGCCTTTGCGAGAAAGGATTGGAGCGAAATTAAAAGTGCAAACTCTTGGGTTATTTTTAAAGTAATGTCAGAGTTTGTAGAGGGGTTCGAAAAACTTGAAAGAATAGGGCCTTGTGTGTCCGTATTTGGCTCAGCTCGTGCAACATCAGATAGCAAAGTGTATAAAATGGCTGAAGAAATAGCCGCAAAGTTAGTAAGACATGGTTATGGAGTAATTACCGGTGGAGGCCCCGGCGTAATGGAAGCTGGAAATAAAGGAGCAAACACTGAAGGTGGAAAATCAGTTGGTTTAAATATAGAACTTCCATTTGAACAAGGAGGTAATATTTATATTGACCAAGATAAACTCATCAACTTCGATTATTTCTTTGTAAGAAAAGTGATGTTTGTAAAATACTCTCAGGGTTTTATTGGAATGCCTGGTGGCTTTGGAACATTAGATGAAATATTCGAAGCTATAACATTAATCCAAACCAGAAAAATTGGCAAATTCCCAATAGTATTAGTTGGAAAAGAATACTGGTCAGGTTTATTAGGTTGGATTAAAGAAACTGTACTCGGTAAATATCAATACATCAATCCGGTAGATCTGGAATTATTTAGTATTGTAGATACTGCAGACGAAGCCATTAAAGTAATCGATGATTTTTACTCGAAATATTTACTTTCACCAAATTTTTAA
- a CDS encoding CHAT domain-containing protein, translating into MMRLIFLYIFFFCSTFSAFSQKYEHALEIAERYFDEGSYKKALDKTQRTVDYLHRNRKGLAIVKAQMQSLKYLIALGEYGDFEAILTEVLKKKAYKGEHTLLYAKAILDASLLYIYYSDIITAESYLTFAKDIIHELESEKDGNNVITDSYFKASILEAEAKILFQKGLFEQTNKVLPALKEIKLKRIVSKESYFNEASLKVEERKLDAFQVRRRKREYAEVLIMEADVQREIGDYELAARLYEDADIWIRMQLSTKDPAFIQNQHGICKLMIAREDNPKEIRKKLEKNLFLADKKLSLVHTLYMDIQETLIDHYIATYDGKSKLEQWEIRTNTSKYYGKANAKHAISRRIDAKKEYYNKNFKVAHELLIELYNSEQKVPLNHKERVNLLHQLYDVSLAREAYNEAKVYLYELKAAQQKIYGDSALQIYYTDMELADYYMNFTNQFETADTLLKSSFYGVISKRIVPQHIDYTYFLGQFAEYHEIMGDYTRARQLYNQIVDIKKNKFGEEHINYAASMDRLINLELSMGEFNEADKKIEDVLGIFKNNFDKKLHSFEYSQALETAARYFALMGLFDEAEGLLARSQRFYDKTVNARTNSSTVDELAYLYLKTERFRQAEDMLIEATEVREHRYGDSTRFLIKPYNQLARLAHIQGDYVDAETFVNKAQKIAEQIFGDSSMQVVESLVIHAEIDNAIGDYEGAESLIKHAISIEKKVFGEDHIELANSYSYLALTKLYSGADFDEVEILMEKSLSTIEQNLGKDNPIYAEALKNLALIQTESDKLDEAIKNLDASNKIWIDRLQTTVNTNSAEIELLMGDVQLKKGEFELANDYYNKSRKVFKKIFNKEHPEYVQATARMGRSFYMMDKFKKSKKFTKEVLGNYTTYINEFFPALSDREKARFWNKIRTDFEFFNNMALARVAKNKNKKLIGEVLNNTMGTKSLLLSSSIKVRNQIMNSKDSVLISQYNDWTQKKETLTKVLAMGNDQLKEADIDPKDLEKEIEEIEKELGSKSAIFNESSHHEDRDWKDVQKSLEKGEAAIEIIRYRHFDKTFSDSVVYAAMILKSGKKKPELVILPKGNLLESNYLRYYRYCIIYNIEDENSYNYYWKPIHDKLPESTKIYLSADGVFNQINMEAMRHPDGNFVLDHNNLILISSTSDLLNRKEDNSGDSTTEIALFGNPVFYKDLKETEYNLYNDRQISQLPGTQHEIAKLDSLLQSEAANKTVSFVNLKATEEEVKELKNPKIFHIATHGFFMPDEENKASGKIGEEVVNNPLLRSGLLLSNAGDLMASGNVYAFNKEPGVLTAYEAMNLSLDGTELVVLSACETGRGENKVGEGVYGLQRAFLVAGTKSLIMSLFKVSDEATQELMVNFYRNWLYKKMDKRTAFREAKRELREKFDDPIFWGAFVMIGSI; encoded by the coding sequence ATGATGCGTCTGATTTTTTTATATATATTTTTTTTCTGTTCTACTTTTTCGGCTTTCTCACAAAAATATGAGCATGCTCTAGAAATCGCTGAACGCTATTTTGATGAAGGTAGCTACAAAAAAGCACTAGATAAAACACAGCGTACAGTTGATTATCTCCATAGAAACAGGAAAGGGTTGGCAATTGTAAAGGCTCAAATGCAGTCTTTAAAATATTTAATTGCCTTAGGCGAGTATGGTGATTTTGAGGCAATACTCACAGAAGTACTAAAGAAAAAGGCATATAAAGGAGAGCACACTTTGTTGTATGCCAAAGCCATATTAGATGCTTCGCTTTTGTATATCTATTATTCTGATATAATTACAGCAGAAAGCTATCTAACATTTGCCAAAGACATTATTCATGAGTTAGAATCTGAAAAAGATGGTAACAACGTAATTACTGATTCTTATTTTAAAGCCTCCATCTTAGAAGCAGAAGCTAAAATATTATTTCAAAAAGGACTTTTTGAGCAGACCAACAAAGTTTTGCCAGCATTAAAAGAGATTAAACTTAAGCGAATAGTAAGTAAAGAATCTTATTTTAATGAGGCTTCACTTAAGGTTGAAGAAAGAAAATTGGATGCTTTTCAAGTTAGAAGGAGAAAGAGAGAATATGCAGAAGTGTTAATAATGGAAGCTGATGTTCAAAGAGAGATTGGTGATTACGAATTAGCAGCAAGGTTATACGAAGATGCTGATATATGGATTAGAATGCAGTTAAGTACTAAAGACCCTGCTTTCATTCAAAATCAACATGGCATATGCAAGTTGATGATTGCTCGAGAAGATAATCCAAAAGAAATCAGAAAGAAGTTAGAGAAGAATCTTTTCTTGGCAGATAAGAAATTAAGTCTTGTACATACATTGTACATGGATATACAGGAGACTTTAATAGATCATTATATAGCCACCTACGATGGGAAAAGTAAGCTTGAGCAGTGGGAGATAAGAACCAATACATCAAAATATTATGGAAAGGCAAATGCGAAACATGCAATTTCGAGGAGGATAGATGCCAAAAAAGAATATTATAATAAAAATTTTAAAGTAGCTCACGAATTATTAATAGAACTCTATAACAGTGAGCAGAAAGTTCCTCTAAATCATAAAGAAAGGGTTAACTTGTTACATCAACTTTATGATGTGTCGCTTGCCAGAGAAGCTTATAATGAAGCAAAAGTTTATTTGTATGAATTGAAAGCAGCTCAACAGAAAATTTATGGAGATTCAGCTTTGCAGATTTATTATACAGATATGGAGTTGGCTGATTATTACATGAATTTTACTAATCAGTTTGAGACGGCAGATACACTTTTAAAATCAAGTTTTTACGGAGTAATATCAAAGCGTATAGTACCTCAACATATTGATTATACTTACTTCTTGGGACAGTTTGCTGAGTATCATGAAATTATGGGTGATTACACCCGAGCTCGCCAACTTTACAATCAGATTGTTGACATTAAAAAGAACAAGTTTGGAGAAGAACATATAAATTATGCTGCTTCTATGGATAGGCTAATTAATCTTGAGCTTTCTATGGGAGAGTTTAATGAAGCCGATAAAAAGATTGAAGATGTACTCGGCATTTTTAAAAATAATTTCGATAAAAAACTTCATTCATTTGAGTACTCACAGGCACTTGAGACGGCAGCAAGATACTTTGCATTAATGGGCTTGTTTGATGAAGCAGAAGGTTTATTAGCTCGCTCACAGAGATTTTATGACAAGACGGTTAATGCCAGAACAAATTCTTCCACTGTAGATGAGTTAGCTTATTTATATCTAAAAACGGAGCGATTTAGACAGGCTGAAGATATGCTAATAGAGGCAACTGAGGTGCGAGAACATAGATATGGCGACTCAACAAGGTTTTTAATTAAGCCATATAATCAATTAGCAAGACTTGCTCACATACAAGGTGATTATGTTGATGCGGAAACTTTTGTAAATAAAGCTCAAAAAATTGCTGAACAAATATTCGGTGATAGTTCGATGCAAGTAGTTGAGAGTCTTGTTATACATGCAGAAATTGATAATGCAATTGGAGATTACGAAGGGGCAGAATCATTAATAAAACATGCTATAAGTATAGAAAAGAAGGTTTTTGGAGAAGATCATATTGAGTTAGCAAATTCATACTCATATCTTGCACTTACAAAGTTGTATAGCGGTGCAGACTTTGACGAAGTTGAAATACTTATGGAGAAATCTCTTTCAACCATCGAGCAAAATTTAGGAAAAGATAATCCGATTTATGCTGAGGCACTAAAAAATTTGGCATTAATTCAGACAGAAAGCGATAAACTGGATGAAGCAATAAAGAACTTAGATGCATCGAATAAAATATGGATAGATCGTTTGCAGACAACAGTTAATACCAACAGTGCAGAAATAGAATTATTGATGGGTGACGTACAATTGAAGAAAGGAGAGTTTGAGCTTGCAAATGACTACTACAATAAATCCAGAAAAGTATTTAAAAAAATATTTAATAAAGAACATCCGGAATATGTACAGGCTACTGCCAGAATGGGTAGGAGTTTTTATATGATGGATAAGTTTAAAAAATCTAAAAAATTTACCAAAGAAGTTTTAGGTAATTACACAACGTACATCAATGAATTTTTTCCTGCACTATCTGATAGAGAGAAAGCTAGGTTTTGGAATAAAATCAGAACTGATTTTGAGTTTTTTAACAACATGGCATTAGCCAGAGTAGCTAAAAACAAAAATAAAAAGCTAATTGGTGAGGTGCTCAATAATACAATGGGTACTAAATCACTTTTACTGAGCTCTTCTATTAAAGTGAGAAATCAAATAATGAATAGTAAAGATAGTGTGCTCATTAGCCAGTATAACGATTGGACACAGAAAAAAGAAACACTAACCAAAGTACTTGCGATGGGTAATGATCAGCTGAAAGAAGCAGATATTGACCCGAAAGACCTCGAAAAAGAAATTGAAGAAATTGAAAAGGAACTAGGGAGTAAGTCAGCTATTTTTAATGAGTCATCTCACCATGAAGATCGCGATTGGAAAGACGTTCAAAAATCTTTAGAAAAAGGTGAAGCTGCTATAGAAATTATTAGATACAGACATTTTGATAAAACATTTTCAGATTCTGTGGTCTATGCCGCTATGATTTTGAAATCGGGTAAGAAAAAACCTGAACTAGTTATTTTGCCAAAAGGTAACTTGCTGGAATCTAATTATTTAAGATACTATAGGTATTGTATTATATATAATATTGAAGACGAAAACTCATATAATTATTATTGGAAACCAATACACGATAAATTACCTGAAAGTACTAAAATTTACCTTTCTGCAGATGGTGTTTTTAACCAGATTAACATGGAAGCTATGAGGCATCCAGATGGCAATTTTGTACTAGATCATAATAATTTGATTTTGATAAGTAGTACTAGTGATTTGCTAAACCGAAAGGAAGATAATAGTGGTGATAGTACAACTGAAATTGCTTTATTTGGAAACCCAGTATTCTATAAAGATTTAAAAGAAACTGAATATAATCTGTACAACGATAGACAAATTTCTCAGTTACCAGGTACCCAACATGAAATTGCCAAATTGGATTCATTGTTACAGTCAGAAGCAGCAAACAAAACGGTGAGTTTTGTTAACCTAAAAGCTACTGAAGAAGAAGTAAAGGAGCTTAAGAATCCGAAAATATTTCATATTGCTACACACGGCTTTTTTATGCCAGACGAAGAAAATAAGGCAAGTGGTAAAATTGGCGAGGAAGTGGTAAATAACCCACTTTTAAGATCAGGCTTATTACTGAGTAATGCTGGAGATTTAATGGCATCGGGCAATGTATATGCATTTAATAAAGAGCCCGGAGTATTAACTGCTTATGAAGCAATGAACTTGAGTTTAGATGGAACTGAATTAGTAGTTTTAAGTGCTTGCGAAACAGGTAGAGGAGAAAATAAAGTAGGTGAGGGTGTATATGGTCTGCAAAGAGCTTTTCTAGTAGCGGGCACAAAATCATTAATCATGAGCTTATTCAAAGTGTCTGATGAAGCTACTCAGGAGTTAATGGTTAATTTTTATAGAAACTGGTTATATAAAAAGATGGATAAGCGAACTGCTTTTAGAGAAGCTAAAAGAGAATTGAGAGAAAAGTTTGATGATCCTATTTTCTGGGGGGCATTCGTAATGATTGGTTCTATTTAG
- a CDS encoding IS701 family transposase gives MDKSLYISYLLHTHGNYNCTHMAAHSMDVSHDQVTRFLAHSKFTSSDLWDIVKGHLQDSPDSFILVDDSVQAKRYSRYIELAKRQYSGNEHGLVNGINLVNMVHSNGIDGDYYPIDYRIYHPETDKKTKNDHFQEMFTRMTMRKDLKAKKILFDSWYASMDNLKLVHRSGWTFFTTLKSNRQVSLSRDTGMQAVGTVELSGRQLLEGVQVKLKKYPYPVKLFKIVSLNGDIEWVITNDLSDRMNVFEAENESQIRWQIEQFHREYKQLTGSEKCQCRKAISQRNHLACCYQAWIGLKLLAKQLKTTLYQIKVLPFSNYLKQILANPIIIFNLNA, from the coding sequence ATGGATAAATCTCTGTACATATCATATCTTCTCCATACTCACGGGAATTATAACTGTACCCACATGGCAGCCCATTCTATGGATGTCAGTCATGACCAAGTCACGCGTTTTCTAGCCCATTCTAAATTTACCTCTTCCGACCTGTGGGATATTGTCAAGGGCCATCTCCAAGATAGCCCAGACTCATTTATCCTTGTCGATGACAGTGTTCAGGCAAAGAGGTATTCCCGGTATATAGAATTGGCCAAAAGGCAGTACTCAGGCAATGAGCATGGCCTAGTCAATGGGATCAATCTGGTAAACATGGTACACAGCAATGGCATTGATGGGGATTACTATCCTATCGATTACCGAATCTACCACCCAGAAACGGATAAGAAGACCAAGAATGACCATTTCCAGGAGATGTTCACCCGAATGACCATGCGTAAAGACCTGAAAGCCAAAAAGATACTTTTTGACAGCTGGTATGCTTCCATGGACAACCTTAAGCTTGTGCACAGAAGCGGCTGGACATTCTTCACTACCCTGAAGAGCAACCGCCAAGTCAGCCTATCCAGAGACACAGGGATGCAGGCTGTGGGCACAGTCGAGCTTTCCGGTAGGCAACTGCTGGAAGGCGTACAGGTCAAACTCAAAAAATACCCTTACCCCGTCAAATTATTCAAGATAGTCTCCCTAAACGGGGACATTGAATGGGTGATCACAAATGATCTATCGGACAGGATGAATGTATTTGAGGCCGAAAACGAATCCCAGATCAGATGGCAGATTGAGCAGTTCCACAGGGAATACAAACAGCTTACAGGCTCTGAGAAGTGCCAATGCCGAAAGGCAATCTCCCAGAGGAACCATCTAGCTTGCTGCTACCAGGCTTGGATAGGGCTGAAACTCCTTGCAAAACAGTTGAAAACAACACTCTATCAAATCAAAGTACTTCCGTTCAGCAACTATCTTAAACAGATTCTTGCTAATCCTATTATCATTTTTAACTTAAATGCGTAA